The Burkholderia lata genome contains a region encoding:
- a CDS encoding (2Fe-2S)-binding protein has protein sequence MIVCVCKSVSDRKIRASLAEGVNSFDELQFELGVATCCGKCEESVRDLMAEQGVCASQCGVEHHAHPIPVTFYERKAA, from the coding sequence ATGATCGTCTGCGTGTGCAAGTCTGTTTCCGATCGCAAGATTCGCGCGTCCCTCGCAGAGGGCGTGAACTCTTTCGATGAACTCCAGTTCGAGCTCGGCGTGGCCACGTGCTGCGGCAAGTGCGAGGAGTCCGTACGCGACCTCATGGCCGAACAAGGCGTCTGCGCGAGCCAGTGCGGTGTCGAGCATCATGCTCACCCGATCCCGGTCACGTTCTACGAACGCAAGGCCGCCTGA
- the murI gene encoding glutamate racemase, translated as MSTSSVIAATASTVAPIGIFDSGLGGLSVLRAVRAQLPDESFIYVADSHHAPYGPRDEAFITERTLAIGEWLAREGAKALVIACNTATARAIAATREHLSMPLVGVEPGIKPAAAVSASGVAGVLATQSTLNSPRFQALLDRYGAGRRFICQPGHGLVEAIERGDTNSPALRALLDSYLQPMLDDGADTLVLGCTHYPFFTETIRDLVGDRLTLVDTSDAIARQLVRVLDERHLRAPAGTRAAPPRFCSTSDGRQLQALASTLLGLAAPVESVTISSPNARACATA; from the coding sequence ATGTCGACATCTTCCGTTATTGCAGCGACGGCTTCGACCGTCGCCCCCATCGGCATCTTCGATTCAGGGCTGGGCGGCCTGTCGGTGCTGCGCGCCGTGCGCGCGCAGCTGCCCGACGAATCGTTCATCTACGTCGCCGATTCGCACCATGCGCCGTATGGTCCGCGCGATGAGGCGTTCATTACGGAACGCACGCTGGCAATCGGCGAGTGGCTGGCCCGCGAAGGAGCGAAAGCGCTCGTCATCGCCTGCAATACCGCAACCGCACGCGCGATCGCCGCGACCCGCGAACACCTGTCGATGCCGCTCGTCGGCGTCGAGCCGGGCATCAAGCCGGCCGCCGCCGTGTCCGCGAGCGGCGTCGCGGGCGTCCTGGCCACGCAGTCGACGCTGAACAGTCCGCGCTTCCAGGCGCTGCTCGACCGCTACGGCGCCGGCCGCCGCTTCATCTGCCAGCCCGGCCACGGGCTCGTCGAGGCCATCGAGCGCGGCGACACGAATTCGCCCGCCTTGCGCGCGTTGCTCGACAGCTACCTGCAACCGATGCTCGACGACGGCGCCGATACGCTGGTACTCGGCTGCACGCATTACCCGTTCTTCACGGAAACGATTCGTGACCTTGTGGGCGATCGCCTGACGCTCGTCGACACCAGCGACGCGATCGCGCGCCAGCTCGTGCGGGTGCTCGACGAGCGCCACCTGCGCGCACCGGCCGGCACGCGCGCGGCACCGCCCCGCTTCTGCTCGACTAGCGACGGTCGCCAACTGCAGGCGCTCGCGTCGACGCTGCTCGGCCTCGCTGCGCCGGTCGAATCCGTCACCATTTCCTCGCCGAACGCGCGCGCCTGCGCGACCGCCTGA
- a CDS encoding energy transducer TonB, which translates to MQASHLAPAGAVPAAPRMNPRVIVVAVGVLAAHAIMLTAAWLHRNAPPPPKEIEVQSITAQLIPPAPPAQPVAVQSAAQQPTPPKLTPRVKPKVEPKPVQKAVLTPKPVSQAPSPTPAPAVADPTPAPAAPAPAAPAAAPGPARETMQVSAPKNVSALTCNFVKPTYPSMSRRRGETGTAYVHFIIGVTGKIESVQLQKSSGYPRLDEAALEATRASTCPPYLENGQAIRAAHTLPFNFTLDD; encoded by the coding sequence ATGCAGGCTTCGCATCTCGCTCCTGCCGGCGCCGTGCCGGCTGCACCACGTATGAATCCCCGAGTGATCGTCGTCGCGGTCGGTGTGCTTGCCGCACACGCGATCATGCTGACGGCCGCCTGGCTCCATCGCAACGCGCCGCCGCCGCCGAAGGAGATCGAGGTTCAGTCGATCACCGCGCAGCTCATTCCGCCTGCGCCCCCTGCCCAGCCCGTCGCGGTCCAGTCGGCCGCGCAGCAGCCTACGCCGCCCAAGCTCACGCCGCGCGTGAAGCCGAAGGTCGAGCCGAAGCCGGTGCAGAAAGCAGTCCTGACGCCTAAGCCGGTCTCGCAGGCACCGTCGCCGACACCCGCGCCGGCCGTTGCCGATCCGACACCGGCCCCCGCCGCGCCGGCGCCTGCTGCACCGGCTGCAGCCCCCGGCCCGGCGCGCGAGACGATGCAGGTCAGCGCGCCGAAGAACGTGTCGGCGCTCACCTGCAATTTCGTCAAGCCGACCTATCCGTCGATGTCGCGCCGTCGCGGCGAAACGGGCACGGCCTATGTTCACTTCATCATCGGCGTGACGGGCAAGATCGAAAGCGTCCAGCTTCAGAAGAGCAGCGGCTACCCGCGTCTCGATGAAGCCGCACTCGAGGCGACGCGCGCCAGCACCTGCCCGCCGTATCTCGAGAACGGCCAGGCGATCCGCGCCGCCCATACGCTGCCCTTCAACTTCACGCTTGACGACTAA